Below is a genomic region from Rhineura floridana isolate rRhiFlo1 chromosome 5, rRhiFlo1.hap2, whole genome shotgun sequence.
GTGTCCATTTCTGCTGGCTTCCATCACAAATCTCCATCACGGGAGCACTCTGAAAATGAGTCTCTGTGCTCCATCACTTCCGGCTACTCGTCGACAGCCATCTCTGATGTTCTCCGAAGCTCAAGAAGACACAGGCGCTGCTCTGAACCCACGATCGGCCTTCTTGGCTCCAAGTTTACACCACTCAGTGGGTTTCATGAAAGTGCTGTGCGCAAAGCCAGCTGTGATGCTGTTCTTTCCCACACAGATGAAGACTATCTAAAGCAGCTTCGTTCGTTGCAAGTGGAAGGCCAGAAACTTATGAATCAGAGTTTGGTTATGGGGATAGATGTGGGAAAAGATGTTCCAGAAAGCCACAGCAGTGAGAAGAAAGATGTATCTAACCGCCTTCTCCCACCACCTCCACTTAGGTTGAATATTTGCTCAAGGACTAGCTGTTCTAGCTTATCGTCCCCTGGCACGTCCCCTTCAGGTTCTTCAATGAGCTCTCTAGATAGTGCTTTTTCCCAGTTTTCTGACTATTCAGTATTTACCCCGACTGAGACCTCCTCTCCTCTTGACTGTTCGTTTCACCCTCAGAGGAAACATGGAGAAACTTCCCCTGATTTTAGCACTTTCTCAGGTGTCCACCTTGGATCAGGGGTTGGTTCTTTTCCTAATCAAGCTGCCATCAGCCATAATGGCAGCTTGGTATGCGTTAAGAAAGAGAGCTTGGAGTGGCCCCCTCATAAAAGCCCGGTCAGTCTCCATCCCAGCACATGGTTAAAAAGCGGTGCTTCCACCATGAAAAACTGGACTCTTCGGAAAAGGGAAAGAGCCTCCAAGCAGGAAGAGGAAAAGAACTGTTCCATTAAAATAACCTTGGAGTCGCAAGTGTGTCCTTCGGATGCATCCGGGAGTAACATATGTCAAGGGCAAAGGCAAGGAATGGACAACTCTGTTGCAACAGATGGCAGTGCTGTGCTTGTGGGCCAGGAGAGTGATTCTTCTCAGGGAGCTGGGCAGCTCAGCAGTCTTCCCTTTTGTCCAATGGAAGTCAAGGATAAGCGGCTAAAGGCCTTGGAGCTCCTGGCTGAGCAAagcaaggaagaggaagaggaagaggaggaaagctCTTCATTTCTTCCTTCCCATAAAAGGCAGCCTTCCTACCTTAATCAAGGTGCTGAATGTAAACCTGAGCCAGATGTTGTCTTCAGCACTGAATGTCGATGGGTCACCGAGGAAAACTTAAACAACTCTTCACTTCTCACAGAGGACAGAGCCCAGCAAACTGCAGATTCCAAGGATGATAAATCTTTGTCACGTACACAGTCCAAAGTTGCTGACGCCAACTCTGGGAGGGAATACTGTGCCTCTTCAAACTCTACCAAAGCTGAGGATGAACTTTTGTTTCAGTCGGATTCAAATAGTGGTTTCCCAAGATCCCAGGAAGGGGATGATGTTAGCAACACAGAATGGCTGAAAAAGCCGTGCAGTGACCCCAAATTTGAGCAAATGGACCAAACGTTTTTCACAGATGAATCGTATGTTTGACCAGCCAGTgtcaaataactttttttttcaatttaccTTTGTTTGGTTTAATATCCCAAGGGGATATATTCTCATCAGGGACATAACAGAACTTGTGGTGTTTAAGGGATTTCCAGAGTGACTTTCTCAGTTATAGTCTTGTGATTTCAAAGACATTTCCTGGTATCTGGGAAGGCCCCAACAAAACCTTAAGAGAAACACTTGGTTCTACAACACTTGCAAACACTTATATATGTGCTTGCTATCCAGCTTTTCTCTGAACCACTCTAAACATTGTAAATCTGTTTTGTGTCTTGTTGTGGTTTGGATGTAGTGTGTAAGGTCAGCCTGAGCTCCATAGCTGTGGTATTCTATTGCTGTTTTGAAGCCAATGGTCCATTTCATTGTCCTCCAAGGAAAGGCATTTTCATGTTTTTGTTATGTTTCATGAGGCAACTGTTCAATAGTTCCAGTCATTTTCTCTTGCAGCAAAAGaaggaagttttttttaatgaaacataAACACTGACCCTTCTATAACTTACAACTCTCAAGTTTTGTGTGTGTCACCTTACGGGCTCCATTTGAGTATTACATTTTTGTTTCCTTTGTGAATTGTTTCTTAATGATGATGCTCTCAAATGGCATTTTgtcttggtggtggtgatgttaGGAAAAGCAGAACTTATGTAATGTTATTATATACCATTGAAATCTTTATTATAATATATTGAAAGTAATGCATTACCTTAAAAATGCTTTGAGATTGTATAATATATCTTGATAAATTTTTGCTATTGTATATGTtctgaaataaatgtatttttgtacttGCGGAAAATGCTGC
It encodes:
- the ARHGAP20 gene encoding rho GTPase-activating protein 20 isoform X3; protein product: MWTAFCMEEVCEGSTNLERSFVLGWPTTNCVASFSSVEQKEKWLTSLQSRIKEEKAKDYPKSIPLKIIAKDIGNCAYSKTLTITNTDTANDVILMALQQLGINGSEKEYQLWVNSGKEDAPYPLIGHEYPFGIKMSHIRDTLPQTQGSKDCVCPLELQGAFLMEQLPRELQCQFILKPSCLATGHQLNEFSQKPFKRKRSIINWAFWRGTGPPLDNAPPSPTSPVSGKLFGLSLPAICENDNLPKPVLDMLCFLYQEGPFTRGIFRRSANAKSCRELKEKLDSGDEVHLLCESIFVTASVFKDFLRNIPGSIFSSQLCDQWVSVMDEGNHEEKIKSIHRLMEQIPRANVVLLRYLFGVLHSIEKQSEGNQMTAFNLAVCIAPSLLWPPASSSPGTEGEFTKKVSILVQFLIENCCRIFGEEITSIFADIMPKNDNQEDSSDLSSFHLNDSSYDSLENELNDCTDSSFNNLIKKRGQENRSRDSVLTLSDCDLDPPETEKTQMKLPAKSQPVSISAGFHHKSPSREHSENESLCSITSGYSSTAISDVLRSSRRHRRCSEPTIGLLGSKFTPLSGFHESAVRKASCDAVLSHTDEDYLKQLRSLQVEGQKLMNQSLVMGIDVGKDVPESHSSEKKDVSNRLLPPPPLRLNICSRTSCSSLSSPGTSPSGSSMSSLDSAFSQFSDYSVFTPTETSSPLDCSFHPQRKHGETSPDFSTFSGVHLGSGVGSFPNQAAISHNGSLVCVKKESLEWPPHKSPVSLHPSTWLKSGASTMKNWTLRKRERASKQEEEKNCSIKITLESQVCPSDASGSNICQGQRQGMDNSVATDGSAVLVGQESDSSQGAGQLSSLPFCPMEVKDKRLKALELLAEQSKEEEEEEEESSSFLPSHKRQPSYLNQGAECKPEPDVVFSTECRWVTEENLNNSSLLTEDRAQQTADSKDDKSLSRTQSKVADANSGREYCASSNSTKAEDELLFQSDSNSGFPRSQEGDDVSNTEWLKKPCSDPKFEQMDQTFFTDESYV